In one Yarrowia lipolytica chromosome 1A, complete sequence genomic region, the following are encoded:
- a CDS encoding uncharacterized protein (Compare to YALI0A10010g, similar to uniprot|Q8NIR4 Neurospora crassa Conserved hypothetical protein), whose translation MYCMCCTCTYHTRLYIVLSTLSPPQLDHPTNLNTVLYFLCSACKVLRDFTSSSTRTSIMLTPNQIEKFQKDGCIVVPNELSPETISSLLQESHRLLSEFSLEGHPMTKFSTGDSLGSGDAKHIGDAYFLESSDKIRFFFEEGAVRDGKLTVAKEKAVNKIGHALHDLNPEFNTMSVTARNRDIATSLGLKDPKILQSMLIFKQPEIGGKVPSHQDGTFLYTKPQSAIGFWYALEDCTSHNGTLAFVPGSHKTHPVSKRFVRDGAGGTTFEDVEDICAGPEPSEEEFKVLDIPAGSLVLIHNSVLHKSEANVSQKSRFAYTFHAIDGECEYDRRNWLQVPTTGGNNFTRL comes from the coding sequence atgtactgtatgtgctgtacatgtacataccataCTCGTCTGTACATCGTACTATCCACCTTATCTCCACCTCAACTGGATCACCCCACAAACCTTAATACTGTATTATATTTTCTGTGCTCCGCCTGCAAGGTATTGAGAGACTTCACCTCTTCCAGCACACGCACAAGCATCATGCTTACACCAAATCAAATCGAGAAATTTCAAAAAGATGGATGTATCGTTGTCCCCAACGAGCTGTCTCCAGAAACTATCTCATCACTGCTCCAGGAGAGCCACCGGTTACTATCAGAATTCTCTCTAGAAGGACACCCCATGACCAAGTTCTCAACGGGAGACAGTCTAGGGTCAGGGGACGCAAAGCATATTGGAGATGCTTACTTTCTGGAGAGCTCCGATAAGATCAGATTTTTCTTCGAAGAGGGCGCTGTGAGGGATGGCAAACTGACtgtggccaaggagaaggcggTCAACAAAATAGGTCATGCCTTGCACGATCTGAACCCCGAATTCAACACAATGAGTGTTACAGCAAGGAACAGAGATATTGCGACCTCCCTTGGGCTTAAGGATCCAAAAATTCTTCAATCTATGCTGATCTTCAAGCAACCTGAAATTGGAGGCAAGGTGCCCAGTCACCAAGACGGCACGTTCCTTTACACGAAGCCTCAAAGCGCTATTGGTTTTTGGTATGCTCTGGAAGATTGCACCTCACATAATGGTACCCTCGCATTTGTTCCGGGGTCGCACAAGACGCATCCTGTCTCTAAGCGATTTGTGAGAGATGGTGCTGGTGGTACCACCTTCGAAGATGTTGAAGATATTTGTGCTGGTCCAGAGCCCTCGGAAGAAGAATTTAAAGTCTTAGACATTCCCGCTGGTTCTCTGGTTCTTATTCACAACTCCGTCCTGCACAAGTCTGAGGCAAACGTCAGTCAAAAAAGTCGATTTGCATATACTTTCCATGCCATTGATGGCGAGTGTGAATACGACCGAAGAAACTGGCTTCAAGTGCCCACTACAGGCGGTAATAACTTTACGCGCCTATGA
- a CDS encoding uncharacterized protein (Compare to YALI0A10098g, similar to Saccharomyces cerevisiae GTR1 (YML121W); ancestral locus Anc_8.855, similar to uniprot|Q00582 Saccharomyces cerevisiae YML121w GTR1 GTP-binding protein): MAGSSRKKLLLMGRSGSGKSSMRSIIFSNYSAFDTRRLGATIDVEHSHLRFLGHMTLNLWDCGGQDVFIDNYFSTQKDHIFRMVEVLIHVFDVGSKKLAKDIDIFQKCIKNLREFSPDAKVFVLLHKMDLMQLNKRDEIFNTMMKTLEEHAVPFGFTIRGFQTSIWDESLYKAWSSIVCSLIPNMTAIQNHLKSFAEISEAQEAVLFEKTTFLVISHASATAEGDENLDPKRFEKISNIIKTYKQSCSKMKSQLKRLTLHGHNCSAYIDNLTGNTFIMVVMPPREAHEGTFCDDDGSVIVTNIRAAREWFEKVELLEG; this comes from the coding sequence ATGGCCGGAAGTTCTCGAAAAAAGCTGCTGCTTATGGGCCGGTCTGGCTCTGGCAAATCCTCGATGCGATCAATCATTTTCAGCAACTACTCAGCTTTTGACACACGCCGTCTGGGCGCCACGATCGATGTGGAGCATTCACATTTGCGATTTCTAGGCCACATGACCCTGAACTTGTGGGATTGTGGTGGTCAGGACGTTTTCATCGACAACTATTTTTCAACACAAAAAGATCACATATTTCGCATGGTTGAGGTTCTGATCCATGTATTCGACGTGGGTTCCAAAAAGCTCGCCAAGGACATCGACATCTTTCAGAAATGCATCAAGAACCTGCGAGAGTTCAGCCCCGACGCCAAGGTATTTGTGCTTCTACACAAGATGGACCTTATGCAGCTCAATAAGCGAGACGAGATCTTCAATACCATGATGAAAACCCTGGAGGAACACGCGGTGCCGTTTGGGTTCACCATTAGAGGCTTCCAGACTTCCATCTGGGATGAATCGCTGTACAAGGCCTGGTCCAGCATTGTATGTTCGCTGATTCCCAACATGACCGCTATCCAGAACCATCTCAAGTCTTTCGCCGAAATTTCCgaagcccaagaagctgtCTTGTTTGAGAAAACCACGTTCTTGGTAATCTCTCACGCATCTGCTACCGCAGAAGGCGATGAGAACCTTGACCCTAAACGATTCGAAAAGATCTCCAACATCATCAAAACGTATAAACAGAGCTGCTCTAAAATGAAATCTCAACTCAAAAGGCTCACATTGCATGGCCACAATTGCTCAGCCTATATCGACAACCTAACCGGAAACACATTCATCATGGTTGTGATGCCTCCTAGGGAAGCCCACGAAGGCACTTTCTGCGACGATGACGGATCCGTAATTGTGACTAATATTAGGGCGGCCAGAGAATGGTTTGAAAAGGTGGAATTATTGGAGGGCTAA
- a CDS encoding uncharacterized protein (Converted to coding from non-coding YALI0A10054t, LTR yl1) → MASMILYSYFTRTGGCRVALSYKAGQIEYTLHLLVRLRIFPDSSRFFQASVVTTTGLGCGYAVQDHTRDIHSVQYIEDHKYYGLDIVNVTTYNPLLGTPRSDSSTHQKGACLLIHQKEILDQWIKLSTGWTSRLRPSWFLSSLCDFSSLCEELARYYPTGYYLQHNTHTETNLYCSDVS, encoded by the coding sequence ATGGCAAGtatgatactgtactcgtactttactcgtactgggGGTTGCCGTGTGGCACTTTCATACAAAGCGGGTCAAATAGAGTACACTTTGCATTTACTGGTTAGGCTAAGAATTTTTCCTGATTCCTCCCGATTTTTCCAGGCTTCCGTGGTTACAACAACAGGGTTAGGGTGCGGTTACGCGGTTCAAGATCATACACGTGATATACACAGTGTACAATatattgaagatcataagtATTATGGATTAGATATAGTTAATGTAACGACTTACAACCCACTTCTAGGGACACCACGTTCCGACagtagcacacaccagaagggtgcgtgcttgctcattcaccagaaagagattctagatcagtggataaaactatctacaggatggacatctcgtctacgaccAAGCTGgttcctctcatcactATGTGACTTCTCATCATTATGTGAGGAATTAGCCAGGTACTACCCTACCGGGTATTACCTTCAACACAATACACACACAGAAACAAACTTATATTGTAGCGACGTATCATGa
- a CDS encoding uncharacterized protein (Truncated form of YALI0A09900g, highly similar to uniprot|Q9UVJ8 Ashbya gossypii Vacuolar ATP synthase catalytic subunit A (V-ATPase 69 kDa subunit), similar to Saccharomyces cerevisiae TFP1 (YDL185W); ancestral locus Anc_7.300), whose protein sequence is MIGCAMYELVKVGHDNLVGEVIRIEGDKATIQVYEETAGVTVGDPVTRTGEPLSVELGPGLMETIYDGIQRPLKAIQEKSDSIYIPRGIDAPALNREKKYAFTPGPLKVGDHISGGDIYGSVFENSLLSDHKIMLPPRARGTITWIASKGDYTVVDDILEVEFEGKKTKYRMLQKWPVRVPRPVNERLTANYPLLTGQRVLDALFPVVQGGTTCIPGAFGCGKTVISQSLSKYSNSDIIIYVGCGERGNEMAEVLLEFPELNVEIDGREEPIMKRTTLVANTSNMPVAAREASIYTGITIAEYFRDQGKDVSMIADSSSRWAEALREISGRLGEMPADQGFPAYLGAKLASFYERAGKAATLGGPDREGSVSIVAAVSPPGGDFSDPVTTATLGITQVFWGLDKKLAQRKHFPSVNTAVSYSKYTTVLDKYYNEHFEVFPQNRDKIKEILTNAEELETVVQLVGKSSLSDTDKVTLDVATLLKEDFLQQNGYSTYDAFCPIWKTAAMMKTFITYHDEAQRAVSNGASWSKLSEKTADIKHKVSSAKFFEPSQGEEALNKEFDKLDADIVDKFTQYSE, encoded by the coding sequence ATGATCGGATGTGCTATGTACGAATTGGTCAAGGTTGGCCATGACAACCTGGTCGGTGAGGTCATTCGAATCGAGGGTGATAAAGCCACTATTCAGGTTTACGAGGAAACAGCCGGCGTCACAGTTGGAGACCCTGTCACCCGAACTGGTGAACCCCTGTCCGTTGAGCTTGGCCCCGGTCTCATGGAAACTATTTACGATGGTATCCAGCGACCCCTTAAGGCCATCCAAGAGAAGTCTGACAGTATATACATTCCCCGAGGAATTGATGCCCCTGCTCTAAAccgagagaagaagtacGCCTTCACCCCTGGCCCTCTCAAGGTCGGAGACCACATTTCCGGTGGTGACATCTACGGATCTGTTTTTGAGAACTCCCTTCTTTCTGACCACAAGATCATGCTgcctcctcgagctcgagGAACTATCACCTGGATTGCCAGCAAGGGTGACTACACTGTTGTTGACGACATTCTGGAGGTTGAGTTTGAGGGTAAGAAGACCAAGTACAGAATGCTGCAGAAGTGGCCTGTACGAGTTCCCAGACCCGTGAATGAGCGACTTACTGCCAACTACCCTCTGCTCACCGGCCAGAGAGTTCTGGACGCTCTGTTCCCTGTTGTCCAGGGTGGTACTACCTGTATCCCTGGTGCTTTTGGTTGTGGAAAGACTGTCATTTCTCAGTCCCTTTCCAAGTACTCGAACTCTGACATCATTATCTATGTCGGATGTGGTGAGCGAGGTAATGAGATGGCGGAGGTGCTCCTGGAGTTCCCTGAGCTCAATGTTGAGATCGACGGCCGTGAGGAGCCTATCATGAAGCGAACCACTCTGGTTGCCAACACTTCCAACATGCCTGTCGCCGCGCGAGAGGCATCCATTTACACTGGTATCACTATCGCAGAGTACTTCCGAGACCAGGGTAAGGACGTCTCCATGATCGCCGACTCCTCTTCTCGATGGGCTGAGGCTCTGCGAGAAATTTCCGGCCGACTGGGAGAGATGCCTGCCGACCAGGGTTTCCCTGCATACCTCGGTGCAAAGCTGGCCTCCTTCTATGAGCGAGCCGGTAAAGCAGCTACCCTTGGTGGACCTGACCGAGAAGGTTCTGTTTCTATCGTCGCAGCTGTGTCTCCTCCGGGTGGTGATTTCTCCGATCCTGTTACCACTGCTACTCTTGGTATTACACAGGTTTTCTGGGGTCTTGACAAGAAGTTGGCTCAGCGAAAGCATTTCCCCTCCGTGAACACCGCTGTATCCTACTCCAAGTACACCACTGTGCTTGACAAGTACTACAACGAACATTTCGAGGTCTTTCCTCAGAACCGAGAtaagatcaaggagattctgACTAACGCTGAGGAGCTTGAGACCGttgtccagcttgtcggTAAGTCTTCTCTTTCTGATACTGACAAGGTTACCTTGGATGTGGCCACTCTTCTCAAGGAAGACTTCCTTCAGCAAAACGGATACTCCACTTACGATGCCTTCTGTCCCATTTGGAAGACTGCTGCCATGATGAAGACCTTCATCACCTATCACGATGAGGCTCAGCGAGCTGTTTCCAACGGTGCTTCTTGGTCCAAGCTGTCTGAGAAAACTGCAGACATTAAGCACAAGGTTTCCTCGGCCAAGTTCTTTGAGCCTTCGCAGGGAGAGGAAgctctcaacaaggagttTGATAAGCTTGATGCTGATATCGTCGACAAGTTCACCCAGTACTCAGAGTAA
- a CDS encoding uncharacterized protein (Compare to YALI0A10032g, similar to uniprot|Q12676 Saccharomyces cerevisiae YMR113w FOL3 dihydrofolate synthetase, similar to Saccharomyces cerevisiae RMA1 (YKL132C) and FOL3 (YMR113W); ancestral locus Anc_2.435): MIDLGLSRISRLLKLLGNPQNRFKAVHVAGTNGKGSICAYISSVLTVSHIKTGRFTSPHLAYVWDCITIDGKAVEKSDFLSAKAKICEVAKNGKLEPTEFEMLTATAFELFMEHSVEIAVVEVGLGGRLDATNVLCPENVLVSVISRVGMDHEGFLGDNLRAIAKEKAGIAKIGVPLILDGYNDPDAKMGVRDVAEYVTEVTESGTDSYRSDFGPLEPSLSPLKGTYQAENLAAAVDALEIVAQSYPQVQRDSVVAGISATEWPGRLQMCHYKSREVLLDGAHNPQAARLLGEYIDVSMRNEPSNNHITFILGFSEGKNVSEIVQEFVRSGDTVITTGFSAVEGMPWVKSETHENILKGLQGLENVDIVDAGGIQVALEKAAGRDTPIVVCGSLYLVADYVRLEGR; this comes from the coding sequence ATGATTGACTTGGGCCTCTCTCGAATCTCGCGGTTGCTCAAACTGCTTGGAAACCCTCAAAACAGATTTAAGGCAGTTCATGTTGCCGGTACCAACGGAAAGGGCTCGATTTGTGCTTATATTTCGTCGGTTCTGACTGTTTCACATATCAAGACGGGTCGTTTTACATCTCCTCACCTCGCTTATGTGTGGGACTGCATCACAATAGACGGCAAGGCAGTTGAAAAAAGCGACTTCTTGTCGGCAAAGGCCAAGATCTGTGAGGTGGCTAAAAACGGAAAACTGGAGCCAACAGAATTCGAAATGCTTACTGCAACGGCATTTGAACTTTTCATGGAGCACAGTGTGGAAATCGCCGTGGTGGAGGTTGGCCTGGGAGGTAGGCTGGATGCCACCAATGTCCTCTGTCCTGAAAATGTTCTGGTGTCGGTGATTTCTCGTGTAGGTATGGACCACGAGGGCTTTCTGGGAGACAATCTCAGGGCAATCGCCAAGGAAAAGGCGGGCATCGCAAAAATTGGAGTTCCTCTGATTCTCGACGGATACAACGACCCTGACGCTAAAATGGGAGTCAGAGATGTAGCCGAGTATGTGACTGAGGTAACTGAAAGTGGGACGGACTCATACAGGTCTGATTTTGGACCTCTTGAGCCCTCCCTAAGTCCTTTAAAGGGCACGTATCAGGCTGAGAATCTTGCAGCGGCTGTCGATGCACTTGAGATTGTGGCACAGTCCTACCCACAGGTTCAGCGCGAttctgttgttgctggtaTTAGTGCAACAGAATGGCCCGGCAGACTACAAATGTGTCACTACAAAAGCAGGGAGGTGTTGTTAGACGGTGCCCACAACCCCCAGGCAGCTAGGTTGCTAGGGGAGTACATCGATGTTAGCATGCGCAATGAGCCATCGAATAACCACATTACTTTCATCTTGGGCTTCTCAGAAGGCAAGAATGTAAGTGAGATCGTACAGGAATTTGTTAGATCAGGCGACACAGTTATCACCACGGGGTTTTCTGCGGTGGAAGGTATGCCATGGGTCAAGTCCGAGACCCATGAAAACATTCTGAAAGGTTTGCAAGGACTTGAAAATGTGGATATTGTCGATGCCGGGGGGATTCAAGTTGCGTTGGAAAAGGCTGCTGGGCGAGACACTCCTATTGTTGTGTGCGGCAGTTTGTACTTGGTCGCTGACTACGTACGACTAGAAGGAAGGTAA
- a CDS encoding uncharacterized protein (Compare to YALI0A09988g, similar to Saccharomyces cerevisiae OCT1 (YKL134C); ancestral locus Anc_2.432, similar to uniprot|P35999 Saccharomyces cerevisiae YKL134c (MIP1) mitochondrial intermediate peptidase) — MRRFSTLSRRLQRVVPASSASTANTSPSPALYTGLEPKIKESQDSLIRAVFDNGDVWQDFSQKSVAKPKQSRSITGFINYLTNESDYETGLFMNDFLKTPAGFQKYTAASIEEAGQLIQQLLGALTQRDKLRHAITTFDRLSDVLCQVIDLAEFIRAAHPEQHFVQAAQEAHEQMYEYMNVLNTSVELYTVLDMVFKDSEIVNQLTHEEKVVGTLLLEDFKKSGVTLDDAGRENFVSLTTKISLLGRDFISSNHPKEDYITLTQGEAQGLDPQLAQQLSQGNSVYVPTGGVPGQLALRGMKNENSRKLLWSKMRESSDKSIESLEDLLVSRLELANLMGKESYADYLLSDKMAGNPENVMRFLNGLLDKTLPGAKKELSVLEQIKKQATGNPKSILQAWDKSYYASQLLYQKRNKTKTAHMLSEYFSVGTVVQGLSRIFDKIYGIRFVPTETKTGETWHHDVRRLDVVSETEGLIGIMYADLFQREGKSPNPAHFTVRCSREIYPDELAHMSSSPIAKVPTLNLNGKVFQIPTIALICDFTTPHDLYPSLLSYQEVETLFHEMGHAIHSMLGRTSLHNVCGTRCATDFVELPSVFMENFASNPESLALFARHYSSDSPLPYQQLERHLNEQSYFKDVEQYTQIKMAMLDQVLHGNILKSITNGHFNSQKLYDNLEKDRPLFPPSPSSWHGSFGHLFGYGASYYCYLLDRQMADIVWKKLFSKNPLSRDAGSRMKNEVLQWGGSRDPWECIAGVLEDPELAKGGSQAMEKIGNYDKH, encoded by the coding sequence ATGAGACGATTTTCGACCTTGTCGCGTCGCCTTCAAAGGGTTGTACCGGCATCTTCAGCCTCGACCGCCAATACAagtccttctcctgcacTCTACACTGGTCTAGAGcccaagatcaaggagtcACAAGATTCGCTAATTCGGGCGGTTTTTGATAACGGCGATGTGTGGCAGGATTTCTCGCAAAAGTCTGTGGCAAAGCCCAAGCAATCTCGTAGCATTACGGGATTTATCAACTACCTGACCAACGAATCTGATTACGAAACGGGGCTATTTATGAACGATTTCCTCAAGACCCCCGCGGGATTTCAGAAGTACACTGCAGCCTCAATCGAAGAGGCGGGCCAGTTGATTCAGCAGCTTCTAGGAGCGCTTACCCAGCGAGACAAGCTGCGACACGCCATTACCACATTTGACAGACTATCCGACGTTTTGTGTCAAGTTATCGATCTGGCTGAGTTCATTCGCGCAGCTCATCCGGAACAGCATTTTGTGCAAGCTGCTCAGGAGGCACACGAACaaatgtacgagtacatgaACGTCCTCAACACTTCTGTGGAgctgtacactgtactcGACATGGTCTTCAAAGATTCCGAGATTGTCAATCAGCTCACCCATGAGGAAAAGGTAGTAGGAACTCTCCTACTGGAGGATTTCAAGAAAAGTGGAGTAACCCTGGACGACGCTGGACGGGAAAACTTCGTTTCATTAACTACTAAGATCTCATTACTTGGTCGGGacttcatctcctccaaccaTCCTAAGGAGGATTACATCACTCTCACCCAGGGTGAGGCCCAGGGGCTGGACCCACAACTTGCACAGCAGTTATCCCAGGGGAACTCCGTTTACGTTCCTACTGGTGGTGTTCCCGGGCAACTGGCTCTGAGAGGCATGAAAAACGAAAATTCGCGAAAATTGCTTTGGTCTAAAATGAGGGAGTCGTCAGACAAATCTATTGAATCGTTGGAAGACTTACTTGTTAGCCGCCTGGAACTGGCCAATCTAATGGGAAAGGAATCGTACGCTGATTATCTGCTTTCAGACAAAATGGCTGGTAATCCTGAAAATGTGATGAGATTTCTTAACGGCCTCCTAGATAAGACACTTCCTGGCGCCAAAAAAGAGCTCTCTGTGCTTGAGCAAATCAAAAAGCAGGCGACTGGGAACCCCAAAAGCATCCTGCAGGCATGGGACAAGTCTTATTACGCCTCCCAGCTACTCTACCAAAAGAGAAACAAGACGAAGACAGCCCACATGCTAAGTGAATACTTTTCCGTGGGAACTGTGGTTCAAGGCCTTAGTCGGATCTTTGACAAGATTTATGGTATCAGGTTTGTACCGACTGAGACCAAAACAGGCGAAACATGGCATCACGATGTCCGACGACTCGACGTGGTATCTGAAACAGAGGGTCTGATCGGCATCATGTACGCTGATTTGTTCCAGCGGGAGGGTAAATCTCCCAATCCTGCACACTTTACTGTTCGTTGTTCGCGCGAGATCTACCCGGACGAGTTGGCCCACATGAGCAGTAGTCCTATTGCCAAGGTTCCAACACTGAATCTCAATGGCAAGGTGTTCCAAATTCCAACCATCGCTCTCATTTGTGATTTCACTACTCCCCATGACCTCTACCCTTCGTTGCTGTCGTATCAGGAGGTTGAGACACTATTCCACGAAATGGGACATGCCATTCATTCTATGCTGGGGCGCACATCGCTCCACAATGTGTGTGGAACTCGGTGTGCCACCGACTTTGTTGAGCTTCCTTCTGTCTTCATGGAGAACTTCGCATCTAACCCTGAGTCACTTGCGCTCTTTGCACGACACTATTCTTCAGATAGCCCTCTTCCTTACCAACAGCTGGAGCGCCATTTGAACGAACAGTCGTATTTTAAGGACGTTGAGCAGTATACCCAAATTAAGATGGCTATGTTGGATCAGGTGTTGCATGGAAATATTTTAAAGAGTATCACAAATGGACACTTCAACTCACAGAAGCTATACGACAATCTTGAGAAGGATAGACCGCTATTTCCTCCTTCCCCATCCTCTTGGCACGGATCGTTCGGTCATCTTTTTGGTTACGGTGCGTCCTACTACTGTTATCTGCTTGACCGTCAAATGGCTGACATCGTCTGGAAGAAGCTGTTCTCAAAGAACCCGCTATCTCGTGACGCGGGATCCAGAATGAAAAACGAAGTTCTGCAGTGGGGAGGATCTCGAGATCCTTGGGAGTGTATTGCTGGTGTTCTTGAAGATCCCGAACTAGCAAAGGGTGGCTCGCAAGcgatggagaagattggAAATTACGACAAACATTGA
- a CDS encoding uncharacterized protein (Compare to YALI0A09922g, similar to uniprot|P39741 Saccharomyces cerevisiae YDL136w SOS2 60S large subunit ribosomal protein, similar to Saccharomyces cerevisiae RPL35A (YDL191W) and RPL35B (YDL136W); ancestral locus Anc_7.306) — MAKVKASELSRFSKAELEGKLVEFKTELANLRVQKLGGAQSGKLTKIYDVRKNIARVLTVLNLTQREQVREFYKDKKFLPKDLRGKQTRAIRRRLTPAQAAAKTTKATKKQTHFPQRRYALKA; from the exons ATGG CCAAAGTGAAGGCTTCCGAACTCTCTCGATTCTCCAAGGCTGAGCTTGAGGGCAAGCTTGTCGAGTTCAAGACTGAGCTCGCTAACCTCCGTGTCCAGAAGCTCGGTGGTGCCCAGAGCGGTAAGCTCACCAAGATCTACGATGTCCGAAAGAACATTGCCCGAGTTCTGACCGTTCTCAACCTCACCCAGCGAGAGCAGGTCCGTGAGTTctacaaggacaagaagtTCCTGCCCAAGGATCTCCGAGGTAAGCAGACCCGAGCTatccgacgacgactcaCCCCTGCCCAGGCCGCTGCCAAGACTACCAAGGCTACCAAGAAGCAGACCCACTTCCCCCAGCGACGATACGCCCTCAAGGCTTAA
- a CDS encoding uncharacterized protein (Compare to YALI0A10076g, similar to Saccharomyces cerevisiae ERG9 (YHR190W); ancestral locus Anc_8.857, uniprot|Q9Y753 Yarrowia lipolytica Squalene synthase), whose translation MGKLIELLLHPSELSAAIHYKLWRQPLHPRDLSKESTELRRCYELLDVCSRSFAAVIRELHPEVRDAVMLFYLILRALDTIEDDMTLSRDIKIPILRDFTKCMKTPGWKFTDSDPNERDRVVLQEFPVVMTEFNKLKPKYQEVIYDITDRMGNGMADYVIDDDFNNNGVDTIAAYDLYCHHVAGIVGEGLTRITILAGFGTDVLHENPRLQESMGLFLQKVNIIRDYREDIDVNRAFWPREIWHKYAEEMRDFKDPKYSKKALHCTSDLVANALGHATDCLDYLDNVTDPSTFTFCAIPQVMAIATLDLVYRNPDVFQKNVKLRKGTTVSLILEASNVSGVCDIFTRYARKVYKKSDPNDPNYFRVSVLCGKIEQHAALIKRQRGPPAKTIAQLEGERKEMALSLIVCLAVIFSMSGLMAYIAYVSGFRWSPREIFDSKMFPLRD comes from the coding sequence ATGGGAAAACTCATCGAACTGCTCTTGCACCCTAGCGAACTGTCTGCTGCTATCCACTACAAGCTGTGGCGTCAGCCTCTGCATCCCCGCGATCTTTCCAAGGAGTCCACTGAGCTGCGACGATGCTATGAGCTTCTAGACGTGTGCTCACGATCATTTGCAGCCGTTATTCGAGAACTGCATCCTGAGGTGCGAGACGCTGTAATGCTGTTCTATCTGATTCTTCGTGCTCTCGACACGATTGAAGACGATATGACTCTGTCGCGTGACATCAAGATCCCAATTCTTCGAGACTTCACGAAGTGCATGAAGACACCTGGCTGGAAGTTCACCGACTCTGATCCCAACGAGCGAGATCGTGTGGTGCTACAGGAGTTTCCTGTGGTTATGACTGAGttcaacaagctcaagccCAAGTACCAGGAAGTAATCTACGACATTACCGACAGAATGGGAAACGGAATGGCCGATTACGTCATTGATGAcgacttcaacaacaacggcgTGGACACCATTGCCGCTTATGATCTGTACTGTCATCATGTTGCCGGCATCGTGGGTGAGGGCCTTACCCGAATTACGATTCTCGCTGGTTTTGGAACCGACGTGTTGCACGAAAACCCCCGACTTCAGGAGTCTATGGGCTTGTTCTTGCAAAAGGTCAACATCATCCGAGACTACAGAGAAGACATTGACGTGAACAGAGCTTTCTGGCCTCGAGAAATCTGGCACAAGTACGCCGAAGAAATGCGAGATTTCAAGGACCCGAAGTATTCCAAGAAGGCCTTGCATTGCACCTCCGATCTGGTTGCAAATGCCCTCGGACATGCCACAGACTGCCTCGATTACCTCGACAACGTCACCGATCCTTCAACCTTCACTTTCTGCGCCATTCCCCAGGTCATGGCCATTGCTACCCTGGACTTGGTCTACCGAAACCCCGACGTTTTCCAGAAGAACGTCAAGTTGCGCAAGGGAACTACTGTCAGCCTGATTCTTGAGGCCAGCAACGTTTCTGGAGTATGTGACATTTTCACTCGATACGCCCGGAAGGTGTACAAGAAGTCCGACCCCAATGACCCCAACTACTTCCGAGTGTCTGTGCTCTGCGGTAAGATCGAGCAGCATGCGGCTCTGATCAAGAGACAGCGAGGACCCCCCGCTAAAACCATTGCACAACTGGAAGGTGAACGAAAAGAGATGGCCCTGTCGCTAATTGTCTGTTTAGCAGTTATCTTCTCGATGTCTGGACTGATGGCTTATATCGCCTACGTGTCTGGATTCAGATGGTCACCCCGAGAGATTTTCGACTCTAAGATGTTTCCTCTGAGAGATTAG